The segment AATAACCAGTAGCACGCCTCCTGCTGATTCCATTTTGAAGAAGTCGCGAATGATATCACTCATGTGATCGTCCTTATACTTATTATCTTAACGATTAACGAAGAATAACTTGAGTGTATAGCTATCCTTAAATTGATAAAAATCGCTTGTTCGGATGTTATTATTCGGAAATAACGAAACAAACGAGCAAATTGAACGCAATATCCGCAGAATTCAATTCTGTAACAAACTCTATTCGTGCTAGAACTCCCTGTATTACAATATGTTAACTAGAGTATATCGAGTCAAAAGATAAGAAAAATAGACGATATTCACAAATGATTCACAACAGCCAATTCTCACACATTAAGAATCCCACTTAGTGCTAATAACCGGCTAGCTGCATAAAACCTTGAATTTTGTGACTACCGTAGGTGGTCACAGGACCTTCCCAATATGGCATTACAAATGGCAACCATAGATTCGTGTTCTGTGCTTGCGTGGTTAAGTCTATACCATATTTCGGTACAGTAATTTGCCAGCGCAACGGAATTGATTTTTGACCCGCTAAAATCTCTTCGCCTAAAGCAACGATAGCGATATCTTCGGGCTTAATCGCAATCACTTTACCTGAGTTGGTTGAAAGCGTGGCGACGACATGGTTCGGCGCATCTTGATAACGATAGTGGTGTGCTGAAAGCGTGGTTTGGTTGTCTAAATGAAATACAAACCAATCCCAACCTTTTTGCTTAACATCTAGTAAGCCACTTCCCCACTCCTTACTCATCCAAGCCTTGCCTTGAACGTGAATCGAAGAACCATTGCCAAGATCAAGCTCCCCTGAAACATCAACAAAAGGGGCGGTTAAATTGTGCGAAGCGAGCTTATTATTCTCACCTTTTGATACATAACCTCGCTCACCAGGCAACACATACGGACCCGCTACTGTACTCGATAGATGAACAGAAAACTGATCGGTATCAACCTTTAATTCTCCTGGAAAAGGCGTACCGTTTAACGAAGTCCATGACCAATTGTCCAGCCAAAGTTTAAATGGTTCATTGACTACGCCGGCTTGACCAATACCACCTCGAGCGATGCGTTGCTCTTTCCAAACTCTGGAGTCATTCGAAACAACGATGTGCGATATATACAGTTGAGAATTTTGCCAGCCTGGAACGTCTTGTGGGTTATTGGAAATACGAAAGTAGCTCCATTGAATACCATAGCGATTACCCGCCTTATCTTGGACGTTGGCAAACAGATGCCACCAAGCATGTTGGTAAGCCGTATTCTGACCAACGTCTCTTGGAATCGCGACAGGATTATCTGCCGTCACCGCTTTAAATTCTTCCGTGGTTTGCGTATAAAGCAAATCCGCTTGAGAATTCATACTGTTTACCGAAACATCTTGGCTCTCATCAGCAAAAATATAGATAAAAGCAAGTACCAAACCGATAGTAGCAACCAGGTTCAGAGCCAAGCGATTAAAACGTGAATTCTTCTTTGTCGTACGCTTCATTTACAATGCGTCCCTTAACGACTTCATTGGTGTGTTTCTGATTAGGCGCAGTACAGGCATTGCCCCTGCAACAACCAACGAGATCATCGCCAGCATTATCGTGTTGATGTATTCCTGCGGAATAAACTGCAGTTCGATAGTCCAACCAAATGACTGCTTGATAACAATATCAACCACTAGGTTTGCTAACGCTAAACCTAAAGGCATCGCCACAATAATCGCGATCGCGCCAAAGACGAAAAGTTGCAAACT is part of the Vibrio ponticus genome and harbors:
- a CDS encoding lipocalin-like domain-containing protein; its protein translation is MKRTTKKNSRFNRLALNLVATIGLVLAFIYIFADESQDVSVNSMNSQADLLYTQTTEEFKAVTADNPVAIPRDVGQNTAYQHAWWHLFANVQDKAGNRYGIQWSYFRISNNPQDVPGWQNSQLYISHIVVSNDSRVWKEQRIARGGIGQAGVVNEPFKLWLDNWSWTSLNGTPFPGELKVDTDQFSVHLSSTVAGPYVLPGERGYVSKGENNKLASHNLTAPFVDVSGELDLGNGSSIHVQGKAWMSKEWGSGLLDVKQKGWDWFVFHLDNQTTLSAHHYRYQDAPNHVVATLSTNSGKVIAIKPEDIAIVALGEEILAGQKSIPLRWQITVPKYGIDLTTQAQNTNLWLPFVMPYWEGPVTTYGSHKIQGFMQLAGY